From Hartmannibacter diazotrophicus, a single genomic window includes:
- a CDS encoding cupin domain-containing protein has translation MTSNILENRTSFGLALAASIFVGAVALAGTPAAAGDCPADQTTTVDVQKHPSMPAGVTDNVIATIDLSSKGGTWKGQMFRMRKLVVQPGGIVPWHEHNLRPANILVLSGSITEYRSTCKVGIRHRAGDVTTEFGDLAHWWKNTGKKPAVLISSDILPPAMADDQVM, from the coding sequence ATGACTTCCAATATTCTTGAAAACCGCACCTCGTTCGGCCTTGCTCTGGCGGCTTCGATCTTTGTCGGCGCCGTTGCCCTGGCGGGAACGCCAGCCGCGGCCGGAGACTGCCCGGCGGATCAAACCACGACCGTCGACGTCCAGAAGCATCCCTCGATGCCGGCTGGCGTCACCGACAATGTCATCGCGACGATCGACCTGTCGTCAAAGGGCGGAACCTGGAAGGGACAGATGTTCCGCATGCGCAAGCTGGTGGTCCAGCCCGGCGGCATCGTGCCCTGGCATGAGCACAATCTTCGCCCTGCCAACATCCTCGTGCTGTCCGGCTCGATCACCGAATACCGCAGCACCTGCAAGGTGGGCATCCGCCATCGTGCCGGCGACGTGACGACGGAATTCGGTGACCTTGCCCACTGGTGGAAGAATACGGGCAAGAAGCCGGCCGTCTTGATCTCCTCCGACATCCTGCCGCCGGCCATGGCGGACGACCAGGTGATGTGA